A window of Castanea sativa cultivar Marrone di Chiusa Pesio chromosome 1, ASM4071231v1 contains these coding sequences:
- the LOC142622461 gene encoding ethylene-responsive transcription factor ERF017, producing the protein MLKPTTITTTRSSSSSSREVQQPNSEQSDTKYKGVRRRKWGKWVSEIRLPNSRERIWLGSYDTPEKAARAFDAALFCLRGPDAKFNFPDTPPEININANGRHTLSPQEIRVLAARFANDDDKDSHPPKDSDLILGESSSHMVVDQCYTPSTSSVSDGTVHVDSNNEAMDWSFLSMLDSNDMGISSDFGLFSGLESLHSGEMLYPPVLPGPVEDNGDENGAEAYSQQSFLWNF; encoded by the coding sequence atgttaaagccAACAACAATAACGACAACAAGAAGTAGTAGTAGCTCTAGCAGGGAAGTGCAACAACCTAATTCGGAGCAAAGTGACACCAAATACAAAGGTGTAAGAAGGCGAAAATGGGGGAAATGGGTGTCTGAAATTCGGCTTCCGAATAGCCGGGAGCGAATATGGTTAGGCTCATACGACACGCCTGAAAAGGCGGCACGGGCATTCGATGCAGCCCTTTTTTGTCTACGTGGTCCAGACGCTAAGTTCAATTTCCCAGATACTCCTCCGGAGATTAATATCAATGCTAATGGAAGGCACACTCTTAGTCCACAAGAAATTCGAGTGCTTGCTGCTAGGTTTGCTAACGATGATGATAAGGACTCGCACCCACCAAAAGACAGTGATTTAATTTTGGGTGAATCTAGTTCACATATGGTCGTGGATCAATGCTACACGCCCTCTACTTCATCTGTGTCTGATGGGACAGTCCATGTGGATAGCAACAATGAGGCCATGGATTGGTCATTCTTGAGCATGTTAGATTCCAATGACATGGGTATTAGCTCggattttgggcttttttcCGGGCTGGAAAGTTTGCATTCAGGGGAAATGTTGTATCCTCCAGTACTACCAGGACCTGTTGAAGATAATGGGGATGAAAATGGTGCTGAGGCTTATTCTCAGCAATCATTCCTTTGGAATTTCTAG
- the LOC142621663 gene encoding uncharacterized protein LOC142621663 produces MREGETLKTYSDRYWELYNEIDGDFEDVAVWTFKVGLPTNADLWKSLTMKPPRNVHQLMDRIKEQKRVEGNQSSTKGKNKVEGPEGEASSKRCKVSDQPIIGFSKDDKLGTIQPYDDALVVTVQISGYDVKKVMIDQGNGAEIMYPNLFKGLGLKLEDLDQYDSPLIGFNGSSTIPRGRIRSPFLTRNRMVSMDFIVVDAFLLYTAILARPWLHAMVAVASSLHVKVKYPTNGRVDELVGSKDKAQLVGFLKDNLDVFAWNAYEAPMVDLEFICHHLNVNPSGTSKKQIPWPSSKEHAEAVKDKVHKLKQAGAIKEVFYPKWLANTVVKKKSRKWRVCVYFTDLNKIKAIHDLHPPRNPKEVKRLTGMMATMNRFISKSAEWCRPFFKLLHKWKDFTWFEECDRAFEELKAYLAHLPILSRLENEEVLYAYVVVSQHAALLRKSDYTGRVAKWGTMLEAVDVKYMPQIVVKGQVLADLVVEFVEELGCSKVGERLEGPVHVETVITQCTWQLFVDGATNKKGLGIGIVMVSPDGITLEKLLRLGFLATTNEAEYEALLAGLNAVQKLGGKTIRAYCDSRLVVGQVLGEYEAKDLRMHRYLGRVKRLSRDFHSFTLEQIPQGKNSHADSLTTLATVVEMLLEELHEGICGSHTGGKSLARRALTQGYSTPSYPQNNGQAGATNKVILDGLKKKLKYAKGKGVVEMPHVLWTYRTTPRRSTSETSFSMTYGAEAVIPTEIGFPTLRSNQPLGNGNEQFLAHSLDLAKELREMVAVRLVQYQQKLRQGFERKVKVRTVIPGDLVLQKVVGSARNPSWGKLGPN; encoded by the exons atgagagagggagaaacATTGAAGACTTACTCCGATCGTTATTGGGAgctttataatgaaattgatggggatTTTGAGGATGTGGCTGTATGGACTTTTAAGGTGGGTCTTCCTACAAATGCTGATTTGTGGAAATCACTTACCATGAAACCCCCTCGGAATGTGCACCAATTGATGGACCGGATCAAAGAGCAAAAAAGGGTCGAGGGCAATCAAAGTTCCACCAAAGGTAAAAATAAG GTGGAAGGCCCTGAAGGAGAAGCCTCGAGTAAAAGATGCAAAGTCTCGGATCAACCAATCATAGGATTTTCTAAAGATGACAAGTTGGGAACCATTCAACCATATGACGATGCTTTGGTGGTGACTGTACAGATATCGGGGTATGATGTCAAGAAGGTGATGATTGACCAAGGTAATGGGGCCGAGATAATGTACCCAAACTTGTTTAAAGGTTTAGGGCTCAAACTTGAGGATTTGGATCAGTATGATTCTCCGTTGATTGGGTTCAATGGGAGTTCCACCATTCCAAGAGGGAGGATCCGATCACCCTTTTTAACTAGGAATAGGATGGTAAGTATGGATTTTATAGTAGTAGATGCCTTTTTGCTGTACACTGCCATCTTGGCTAGACCGTGGTTACATGCTATGGTGGCAGTTGCATCCTCGttgcatgttaaggtgaagTATCCCACTAATGGAAGGGTGGATGAATTGGTGGGAT CAAAGGATAAAGCGCAGTTGGTGGGGTTTCTAAAAGACAATCTTGACGTCTTTGCATGGAATGCATATGAAGCACCTATGGTTGATCTTGaatttatttgtcatcatttgaatgttaaCCCTAGTGGTACTTCGAAGAAACAAATACCTTGGCCGTCCTCAAAAGAACATGCCGAAGCTGTTAAGGACAAGGTCCATAAGCTTAAACAGGCTGGAGCAattaaagaggttttctaccctaAGTGGTTGGCCAATACGGTGGTAAAGAAGAAGTCtagaaagtggagagtatgtgtataTTTCACGGACCTCAACAAG ATTAAGGCCATTCATGATTTGCATCCTCCTCGGAACCCGAAGGAAGTTAAGCGCCTAACCGGAATGATGGCAACTATGAATAGGTTTATATCAAAGTCTGCAGAATGGTGTAGACCATTTTTCAAGCTATTGCATAAGTGGAAGGATTTTACATGGTTTGAAGAATGTGATAGAGCTTTTGAGGAGTTGAAGGCGTATCTGGCCCATCTACCAATCTTGTCTAGACTAGAAAATGAGGAAGTTTTATATGCTTATGTGGTTGTATCTCAACATGCT GCCTTGCTCCGAAAATCAGATTATACAGGAAGGGTGGCCAAATGGGGGACCATGCTAGAAGCAGTCGATGTCAAGTACATGCCTCAAATAGTTGTGAAAGGTCAAGTTCTAGCAGATTTAGTAGTAGAATTTGTTGAGGAATTGGGATGCTCAAAGGTGGGGGAAAGACTCGAAGGGCCTGTGCATGTGGAAACGGTGATAACTCAGTGTACTTGGCAGTTATTCGTGGATGGTGCAACAAATAAAAAGGGATTAGGAATAGGGATTGTGATGGTTTCACCAGATGGTATTACTTTGGAGAAGTTACTTAGGCTCGGGTTTTTAGCAACAACTAatgaagcagagtatgaagctTTGCTGGCAGGTCTGAATGCTGTACAAAAACTTGGTGGCAAGACTATAAGAGCATATTGTGATTCAAGACTTGTAGTTGGACAAGTCCTAGGAGAGTATGAAGCAAAGGATCTGAGGATGCATCGGTATTTAGGTCGAGTAAAGAGATTGTCAAGGGACTTTCATTCTTTTACGCTTGAGCAAATTCCTCAAGGTAAGAATTCACATGCTGATTCACTCACAACTTTGGCTACG GTAGTTGAAATGTTGTTAGAAGAactacatgaagggatttgtggtaGCCATACAGGAGGCAAGTCACTTGCTCGTAGAGCTTTGACAcaggg GTACTCTACTCCGTCATATCCTCAGAATAATGGGCAAGCTGGGGCCACAAATAAGGTTATACTGGACGgtttgaagaagaaattgaaataTGCAAAGGGAAAAGGGGTGGTTGAGAtgcctcatgttctgtggacctATCGCACAACACCAAGAAGATCCACGAGTGAGACCTCTTTTTCCATGACCTATGGAGCTGAGGCAGTTATTCCTACAGAAATAGGGTTCCCAACTCTAAGGTCCAACCAACCCCTTGGTAATGGCAATGAGCAATTCCTTGCTCATAGTCTTGATTTGGCTAAGGAACTAAGGGAAATGGTTGCAGTTAGGTTGGTGCAATATCAACAAAAGCTTAGGCAGGGGTTCGAGAGAAAGGTAAAGGTTAGAACTGTTATTCCAGGGGATTTGGTCTTGCAAAAGGTTGTTGGGAGTGCAAGAAATCCTTCTTGGGGAAAATTAGGTCCTAATTGA